A single genomic interval of Helicoverpa zea isolate HzStark_Cry1AcR chromosome 19, ilHelZeax1.1, whole genome shotgun sequence harbors:
- the LOC124639527 gene encoding collagenase-like — protein MAMWGAVFLLAVAGTTVLAEPSLTFPEVARGPSRIVSGWEAEVGQLPHQLSLRMVSPGGDVSSCGGTIIHSQWGLTAAHCTAGRVTIVIRAGTVNLTQPSAIFETEKYYNHPLYNEAFAWIVQPNDIGLLEFGRALVFSDTIQPIRLQRTAGKDDVYENAQAVASGWGRTWTGGSSPENLNWVYLRITTNADCLAAFGGSSIIQASTICARGYNVTSQSTCQGDSGGPLTTIDIDGKVSQVGVTSFVSGTGCHTDFPAGFVRPGFYHEWFEQLTGINFDWDYEEPATTTAAPESEEVTTTEPESEEVTTAAPESEEATTTAPEDDDDDDDEEDVATTPAPEEDDDATSESPEESSESSSSSSSSSSESSSSSESSQSSESSED, from the exons ATGGCGATGTGGGGTGCAGTATTTTTGTTGGCTGTTGCTGGCACCACG GTGCTGGCTGAGCCCAGTTTAACCTTCCCTGAAGTTGCTAGAG GTCCATCCCGTATCGTGTCAGGATGGGAGGCCGAGGTGGGTCAGCTTCCTCATCAGCTGTCGCTCCGTATGGTGAGCCCGGGAGGTGACGTGTCATCCTGCGGAGGCACCATCATCCACTCCCAGTGGGGTTTGACTGCCGCTCACTGCACTGCTGG ACGTGTCACGATCGTCATCCGCGCTGGTACTGTGAACCTCACTCAGCCGTCAGCCATCTTTGAAACTGAGAAGTACTACAACCACCCCCTTTACAACGAAGCTTTCGCGTGGATCGTGCAGCCCAATGACATTGGTCTCCTTGAGTTCGGCAGGGCTCTCGTTTTCAGTG ACACCATCCAACCCATCAGGCTGCAGAGGACAGCTGGTAAGGATGACGTGTATGAGAACGCTCAGGCTGTCGCCAGCGGCTGGGGACGTACCTGGACTGGAG GCTCTTCTCCCGAGAACCTCAACTGGGTGTACCTTCGCATCACGACCAACGCCGACTGCTTAGCCGCCTTCGGAGGCAGCAGCATCATCCAGGCCTCCACCATCTGTGCCAGGGGCTACAACGTTACCAGCCAGTCTACTTGCCAG GGTGACAGCGGTGGCCCTCTGACCACAATCGACATCGACGGCAAAGTCTCCCAAGTTGGAGTCACCTCCTTCGTCTCCGGAACTGGTTGCCACACTGATTTCCCTGCTG GTTTCGTCCGCCCCGGTTTCTACCACGAATGGTTTGAACAGTTGACCGGCATCAACTTCGACTGGGACTACGAAGAGCCTGCCACCACCACCGCGGCTCCCGAGTCTGAGGAAGTCACAACCACCGAACCTGAATCTGAGGAAGTCACCACTGCTGCTCCTGAGTCGGAAGAAGCTACCACCACTGCCcctgaagatgatgatgatgatgatgatgaggaagaCGTCGCCACTACCCCAGCCCccgaggaggatgatgatgccaCCTCTGAGTCTCCCGAGGAATCCTCTGAATCCagctcttcttcttcttcttcttcttctgaaTCAAGCAGCTCCTCCGAATCCAGCCAGTCTTCCGAATCGTCGGAAGATTAA